In Aspergillus oryzae RIB40 DNA, chromosome 6, one genomic interval encodes:
- a CDS encoding phosphoserine phosphatase SerB (phosphoserine phosphatase) has translation MAANNPTTRPQRPTLQESLRSNSFLHDHQQYKPAVPISSIGNVLESSLESGVGSLSLNPISPDPEKVTESGITHSLFNHQVNPLPTGTPQIVATIYYKSSDPIHPHLHPDSSFNAGAGVKLPSPTVPVGSAPTVDIEKIPREPPAPEPEPLDHLYGPFVSQLCLTNFLQILESLPTPYQRMNTSHRCLDQNEHPRVVEVTFSPPPNPEYLTFADLRKHESIWRFEREWNVEVVLQEESVFRRHKRLVVFDMDSTLIQNEVIDEIAKFIGVEKEVSEITERAMNGELDFSASLRERVSLLKGVPADVFEKLKSVITISPGARELCKALKALGCKLAVLSGGFQPLAEWLAGELGIDYAFANHLEVDPASQTLTGKLVPTYPIIDASQKRKLLQSIAAENNIPIAQTAAVGDGANDLLMLHTAGLGVAWRAKSKVQLEAPTRLNGETMVDILHLLGLSKEDVKELTTEVA, from the exons ATGGCAGCAAACAACCCCACCACACGCCCGCAACGGCCGACACTACAGGAATCGCTCAGGAGCAATTCCTTCCTTCATGATCACCAACAATACAAGCCCGCGGTCCCCATTAGCAGCATTGGCAATGTTCTTGAATCCTCACTCGAGTCGGGAGTAGGATCCTTGTCCCTCAACCCGATAAGCCCAGATCCCGAAAAGGTGACCGAAAGTGGCATCACCCACAGCTTGTTCAACCACCAAGTGAACCCTCTTCCCACCGGCACCCCGCAAATCGTCGCAACCATCTACTACAAATCATCGGATCCTATTCacccccatctccatcctGATTCGTCGTTCAATGCTGGGGCTGGTGTTAAACTTCCATCCCCCACGGTTCCCGTGGGCTCGGCTCCGACAGtcgatattgagaagattcCCCGAGAACCTCCTGCGCCAGAACCTGAACCATTAGACCACCTTTACGGACCATTTGTGTCTCAACTGTGCTTGACGAACTTCCTACAAATCCTCGAATCCCTTCCGACCCCTTACCAGCGCATGAACACGTCCCATCGCTGCCTCGACCAGAATGAACACCCGCGCGTAGTAGAAGTTACTTTCTCCCCACCCCCTAACCCGGAATACCTCACATTCGCAGACCTGCGCAAACATGAGAGCATATGGCGATTCGAGCGCGAGTGGAATGTAGAGGTTGTGCTCCAGGAGGAGAGCGTCTTCCGCCGTCACAAGCGGCTCGTAGTTTTTGACATGGACAGTACTCTGATCCAGAATGAAGTAATTGACGAGATCGCCAAGTTCATTGGCGTAGAGAAGGAAGTTTCG GAGATCACGGAACGCGCTATGAACGGCGAGCTGGACTTCTCTGCGTCGCTCAGGGAGCGTGTCAGCCTTCTCAAGGGAGTGCCAGCGGATGTTttcgagaagctgaagtCCGTTATTACTATCTCGCCTGGTGCGCGTGAATTGTGCAAGGCCTTGAAGGCTCTTGGATGTAAATTGGCAGTTTTGAGTGGTGGCTTCCAGCCTCTTGCAGAGTGGTTAGCCGGTGAGCTTGGCATCGATTACGCATTCGCTAATCAT CTCGAGGTAGATCCAGCATCTCAAACCCTGACGGGAAAACTCGTTCCCACCTACCCTATCATCGATGCCAGCCAAAAGCGCAAGCTTCTGCAGTCCATTGCGGCCGAGAACAACATCCCTATCGCTCAGACCGCTGCTGTCGGTGATGGTGCCAATGACCTTCTCATGCTCCACACTGCTGGACTCGGAGTTGCCTGGCGCGCCAAGAGCAAGGTTCAGCTCGAAGCACCCACTCGTCTAAACGGAGAGACTATGGTGGAtattcttcaccttctcggTCTCAGCAAAGAAGATGTCAAGGAACTGACCACCGAAGTAGCATGA
- a CDS encoding lipoate synthase (lipoate synthase), whose protein sequence is MAASTNRLRFLYSSARTVPQTGSITPISRRTYATTEPSPSATGAPATARKRTNFTDKLNAGPSFADFVSGGEDNAPLEPSEAYALKTAMVGPAGRKKEMTRLPSWLKTPIPDSKNYQRLKKDLRGLNLHTVCEEARCPNISDCWGGSDKSAATATIMLMGDTCTRGCRFCSVKTNRRPPPLDPHEPENTAEAISRWSLGYVVLTSVDRDDLADGGARHFAETVIKIKQKKPSMLVECLTGDYLGDLEMVKLVARSGLDVYAHNVETVEALTPFVRDRRATFQQSLRVLEAAKQARPDLITKTSLMLGFGETEEQLWDALRQLRSVGVDVVTFGQYMRPTKRHMPVHEYVTPDQFELWRQRALDMGFLYCASGPLVRSSYKAGEAFIENVLKKRRAAGTAGESVTDSKAAVDEATR, encoded by the coding sequence ATGGCTGCATCGACGAACCGGCTACGATTTCTCTATTCCTCCGCGAGGACCGTTCCTCAAACCGGGTCCATTACCCCGATTTCCCGCCGCACATATGCCACAACTGAACCTTCACCGTCTGCCACCGGCGCCCCGGCAACAGCCCGTAAACGGACAAACTTCACAGATAAGCTGAATGCCGGTCCTTCCTTCGCAGATTTCGTCTCCGGAGGCGAAGACAACGCTCCGCTCGAGCCTTCAGAAGCATATGCCCTCAAAACTGCCATGGTCGGCCCCGCCGGCcgcaagaaggaaatgacccgtttgccttcttggctCAAGACCCCGATCCCAGACTCCAAAAACTACCAACGATTAAAGAAAGATCTACGAGGCCTGAATCTGCACACTGTTTGCGAGGAGGCCCGGTGCCCCAACATCTCCGATTGCTGGGGCGGTAGCGACAAGTCCGCTGCTACCGCTACTATCATGCTCATGGGTGACACCTGTACCCGTGGATGTCGGTTCTGCAGTGTGAAGACCAACCGCAGGCCTCCGCCTCTCGACCCGCATGAGCCAGAGAATACCGCTGAGGCGATCTCGAGGTGGAGTCTGGGATACGTGGTGTTGACGAGTGTGGATCGAGACGATCTGGCGGATGGTGGCGCTCGCCATTTCGCCGAGACGGTTATCAAGAttaagcagaagaagcccagCATGCTGGTCGAGTGCTTGACGGGTGACTACCTTGGCGAtctggagatggtgaagctGGTGGCTCGGTCCGGACTGGACGTGTATGCGCACAACGTCGAGACCGTCGAGGCTCTGACGCCGTTTGTCCGTGACCGTCGCGCGACGTTCCAGCAGTCGCTCCGCGTCCTGGAGGCTGCGAAGCAGGCTAGGCCTGATCTGATCACTAAGACCTCTCTTatgcttggttttggtgaaACTGAGGAGCAGCTCTGGGATGCTCTCCGTCAATTGCGGTCGGTTGGTGTGGATGTCGTTACGTTCGGCCAGTACATGCGGCCTACCAAGCGTCATATGCCTGTGCATGAATATGTTACTCCTGACCAGTTTGAGCTCTGGCGCCAGCGCGCCCTGGATATGGGCTTCCTCTACTGTGCTTCTGGGCCTTTGGTTCGCAGTAGTTACAAGGCTGGTGAGGCGTTTATCGAAAATGTCTTGAAAAAGAGACGCGCTGCTGGTACCGCGGGCGAGTCTGTTACGGATAGCAAGGCTGCTGTCGATGAGGCTACTCGGTGA
- the met16 gene encoding phosphoadenylyl-sulfate reductase (thioredoxin) (phosphoadenosine phosphosulfate reductase) produces MPAKMPDTYPSHAEDFESKDNATDSDYVSGSSSDDYLPEIVFTKPHLQFLNRQLQFLEPQDVLRWCVTSLPHLFQTTAFGLTGLVTLDMLSKLEVPRPQMVDLIFLDTLHHFSETLTLVDKIRQKYPLNNIHVYKPKGLNSEEEFAKKYGARLWERDDQLYDWAAKVEPAQRAYRELNVHAVLTGRRRSQGGKRGDLDIIEVDEAGLIKINPLANWTFDQVKQYIKDNDVPYNELLDRGYKSIGDYHSTQPVKENEDERSGRWKGQAKTECGIHNPRSKYAQYLMELERKRQEEALSQALQNQMTTAQ; encoded by the exons ATGCCTGCAAAGATGCCTGATACCTACCCCTCCCACGCTGAGGACTTTGAGTCCAAGGACAATGCCACGGACTCTGATTATGTTAGTGGTAGCTCGAGTGACGATTATCTCCCCGAGATTGTCTTCACGAAACCACATTTGCAGTTTCTCAACAGACAGCTGCAGTTCCTTGAGCCTCAAG ATGTCTTGAGATGGTGTGTTACATCACTCCCTCACCTTTTCCAGACCACCGCGTTTGGTCTTACTGGACTCGTCACTCTTGATATGCTTTCCAAGCTGGAGGTCCCTCGCCCTCAGATGGtcgacctcatcttcctggACACTCTTCATCACTTCTCGGAAACCCTTACTCTGGTCGACAAGATTCGCCAGAAGTACCCCTTGAACAACATCCATGTCTACAAGCCCAAGGGCCTCAACTCTGAAGAAGAGTTTGCCAAGAAGTACGGTGCCCGTCTATGGGAACGGGATGATCAGCTCTACGACTGGGCCGCCAAGGTAGAGCCCGCCCAGCGTGCCTACCGTGAACTGAACGTTCATGCTGTCCTCACCGGCCGTCGCCGTAGCCAGGGTGGTAAGCGTGGTGACCTTGACATCATCGAGGTTGACGAGGCTGGTCTTATCAAGATCAACCCTCTGGCCAACTGGACTTTCGATCAAGTCAAGCAGTACATCAAAGACAACGATGTGCCCTACAATGAGCTGCTTGACCGCGGCTACAAGAGCATTGGTGACTACCACTCTACCCAACCCGTCAAGGAAAACGAGGATGAACGGTCCGGTCGCTGGAAGGGCCAAGCCAAGACCGAATGTGGCATCCACAACCCTCGCTCCAAGTATGCCCAATACCTGATGGAGCTTGAGCGCAAGCGGCAGGAGGAGGCCCTGTCTCAGGCGCTGCAGAACCAAATGACCACTGCTCAATGA
- a CDS encoding uncharacterized protein (predicted protein): MSDSGYATTDPSCDSPGDPKPDKEDEFIHVSSVGSNNETTIRDKPMRKVTSSPKSPPRPDVAQKANSPPKPRRSAPSSDTAENGELKKWWDHEWAMDQLEHSIKEFPRSMLRLTSPVIILIRHTDEKDILRRFRQIFPDAADNLLDGLCAALIARNYVLSLASSKRKIANHCHRPTLSRLDTVPERASAMLGTPLAPSSPSRIRDRVLGSRSGELNKSLDRMIDDLLFAICRKHDATLKSAVLVLAQVLETKA; this comes from the coding sequence ATGTCAGACAGCGGATATGCTACTACTGATCCATCTTGTGATTCCCCGGGCGACCCTAAACCggacaaggaggatgagtTCATACACGTAAGCTCGGTAGGGAGCAACAATGAAACCACTATCCGCGACAAACCAATGCGCAAGGTCACATCATCGCCAAAATCACCTCCAAGGCCAGATGTAGCGCAAAAAGCTAACTCGCCGCCAAAGCCTCGGCGATCTGCGCCCTCGTCTGACACAGCTGAGAATGGcgagttgaagaaatggtGGGATCATGAATGGGCAATGGATCAGTTGGAACATTCGATCAAGGAATTCCCTCGGAGCATGCTTAGATTGACATCCCCGGTCATAATACTCATTCGTCATACCGACGAAAAGGACATCCTGCGCAGGTTTCGCCAGATCTTTCCAGATGCTGCAGATAATCTATTAGATGGTCTCTGTGCAGCTCTAATAGCGCGGAACTACGTGCTCTCGTTAGCATCATCTAAACGCAAAATTGCAAATCATTGCCATCGCCCCACCTTGTCTCGTCTTGACACCGTTCCCGAGAGAGCGAGCGCGATGTTAGGTACGCCACTTGCCccgtcatcgccatcgcGAATCAGAGATCGGGTCTTGGGGTCGCGGAGTGGAGAGCTCAACAAAAGCTTAGACCGAATGATTGATGATCTGCTGTTTGCTATATGTCGCAAGCACGACGCAACCCTAAAGTCCGCTGTGCTCGTCTTAGCTCAGGTCCTGGAGACCAAAGCCTAG